In Edaphobacter paludis, a single window of DNA contains:
- the rplM gene encoding 50S ribosomal protein L13, which translates to MSTTIPSGKDIKRKWFVIDASGKTLGRLSTQAASILAGKLNPLYTPYIDMGDHVIVINAEKIVLTGLKSNTKLYRRYTGFPGGLREESFVKLLARRPEAIVEQSIKGMLPKSKMGRQMATKLKVYKGSQHPHLAQQPVAMEFHASNAPKA; encoded by the coding sequence ATGTCCACTACCATCCCCAGCGGCAAAGACATCAAGCGCAAGTGGTTTGTCATCGACGCCAGCGGCAAGACCCTCGGCCGTCTTTCCACGCAAGCCGCAAGCATCCTCGCAGGCAAGCTCAATCCGCTGTACACCCCATATATTGATATGGGCGATCACGTCATCGTCATCAATGCCGAAAAGATCGTCCTCACGGGCCTCAAGTCGAACACCAAGCTCTATCGCCGCTACACCGGCTTCCCCGGCGGTCTGCGTGAAGAGTCCTTCGTCAAGCTGCTAGCCCGCCGTCCCGAGGCAATCGTCGAGCAGTCGATCAAGGGCATGCTTCCCAAGTCCAAGATGGGCCGGCAGATGGCCACCAAGCTCAAGGTCTACAAGGGCAGCCAGCATCCGCATCTCGCCCAGCAGCCTGTAGCGATGGAGTTTCACGCCTCCAACGCCCCCAAGGCCTAG
- a CDS encoding acyltransferase has product MQLRRITTSGNWIPEIDGLRFIAIVATLLVHMFGEVYTRSGHDFISQYHYDFFKLVDRGDRGVSLFFVISGFILAQPFLRQHLEHAKAVSIKGYFKRRLTRLEPPYILSLLLYLFAVSLFKHQFLSLLPHFFAQVFYLHNFIFNYGSLNFVTWSLEVEVQFYIVAPLLGYLYAISRPVLRRGIMICLIVASILIQVHGGQSLIAWNFPGQLQFFLVGFLIADVRATQTKSWQSRRWDLASLLVWPAIFGLEKSNFFAFLFPVLIFIAYLAAFNGPVSRGIFQTKWIALTGGMCYSFYLMHMLVIDCVFKFTKKIIIPSSLMLSFSSQVFLLGICIYIFCTFYFVLIERPCMDPKWPGKLMARIRNRRHSPSDMIAGD; this is encoded by the coding sequence ATGCAACTTCGACGAATTACAACAAGTGGAAACTGGATACCAGAGATCGACGGTCTGCGCTTTATTGCAATCGTGGCGACGCTGCTTGTGCATATGTTCGGCGAAGTTTATACACGAAGCGGTCACGATTTTATCTCCCAATATCATTACGACTTTTTCAAGTTAGTTGATCGCGGAGACCGCGGCGTTTCGCTTTTCTTTGTGATTAGCGGATTCATCCTGGCGCAGCCTTTTCTTCGCCAGCATCTTGAGCATGCCAAGGCTGTGTCGATTAAGGGTTACTTCAAACGGAGGTTAACCCGGCTTGAACCTCCCTACATCCTGTCGCTCCTGCTCTACCTATTCGCAGTCAGCCTTTTCAAGCATCAATTTCTCTCTCTGTTGCCACACTTCTTCGCCCAGGTTTTTTATTTACATAATTTTATTTTCAACTACGGCTCTCTCAACTTCGTTACCTGGAGTCTTGAAGTAGAAGTCCAGTTTTATATTGTCGCTCCGCTGCTCGGATATCTCTACGCTATCTCCAGACCTGTACTTCGTCGCGGCATCATGATTTGCCTCATCGTGGCCAGCATTCTCATCCAAGTGCATGGTGGACAGTCACTGATTGCGTGGAATTTTCCGGGACAGCTTCAATTCTTCCTCGTAGGTTTCCTCATTGCGGATGTTCGAGCGACCCAGACGAAATCATGGCAAAGCCGACGGTGGGACTTAGCAAGTCTGCTGGTTTGGCCGGCCATCTTTGGACTTGAGAAGTCGAACTTCTTCGCTTTTCTTTTCCCAGTATTGATCTTTATCGCGTATCTCGCAGCATTCAACGGTCCGGTCTCGCGCGGTATTTTCCAGACGAAATGGATCGCGCTGACCGGCGGCATGTGCTACTCGTTCTATCTCATGCATATGCTGGTAATTGACTGCGTCTTCAAGTTCACGAAGAAAATTATTATTCCATCGAGTCTCATGCTCAGTTTTTCAAGTCAAGTTTTCCTGCTTGGCATCTGCATCTATATTTTTTGCACGTTCTACTTCGTTCTAATTGAGAGACCATGTATGGATCCAAAGTGGCCTGGCAAGCTTATGGCCAGGATTCGCAACCGCCGTCACTCACCAAGCGACATGATTGCAGGAGATTGA
- a CDS encoding FtsX-like permease family protein, which produces MNKLVVGNLVHRPLRSIISAFAIAMEVIMILSIAAIMLGQLNGQRISQSGIGMDMIVHPGAATNLIGMSGAAASIQVTDVLRRLPHVEVAAPVNIQLTAGKTLENIYGIDYASYNALRPFVFVSGTPFQHPDDIIIDDLEAAKGLKVGDTMDVLHHPFHISGIVQHGKGGRKFIPITTMNEIGGTPGKASMFYLRTENPPQFQDAVRSEVLSTPGMQEYNIETLQELLANLSPEKLPGFNIGLRVVIGIAVLIGFLVIFQSMYTAVMERTREIGILKSLGASRLYIITVVLRETALLAISGIILGVAVTFLMRTAFRYKFPTLAFAVTPQWVFTAVLIAFSGAMLGAFYPAIKAARKDPIDALSYE; this is translated from the coding sequence ATGAATAAACTGGTTGTCGGTAATCTCGTCCATCGCCCGCTGCGCTCGATCATCAGCGCCTTCGCCATTGCCATGGAAGTCATCATGATTCTCTCCATTGCCGCCATTATGCTCGGTCAGCTTAACGGCCAGCGGATCAGTCAGAGCGGCATCGGCATGGACATGATTGTGCATCCCGGAGCAGCCACCAACCTGATCGGTATGTCCGGCGCCGCCGCTTCCATCCAGGTAACCGATGTTCTCCGTCGCCTTCCTCACGTCGAGGTCGCTGCTCCAGTCAACATTCAGTTAACTGCCGGCAAGACCCTCGAAAACATCTACGGCATCGACTACGCCAGCTATAACGCTCTTCGTCCCTTCGTCTTCGTCTCCGGAACCCCCTTTCAGCATCCCGACGACATTATCATCGACGATCTTGAAGCCGCTAAGGGCCTCAAGGTCGGCGACACGATGGACGTGCTGCACCATCCTTTTCACATCTCGGGCATCGTTCAGCACGGAAAGGGTGGACGCAAGTTCATCCCCATCACGACCATGAATGAGATTGGTGGAACTCCCGGCAAAGCCAGCATGTTTTATCTCCGCACCGAGAATCCCCCGCAGTTTCAGGATGCTGTCCGCAGCGAGGTTCTCTCCACACCGGGCATGCAGGAGTACAACATCGAGACCCTACAGGAGCTGCTCGCCAATCTCTCCCCCGAAAAGCTTCCCGGCTTCAATATCGGCCTTCGCGTTGTCATCGGCATCGCGGTGCTTATCGGTTTTCTCGTCATCTTTCAGTCCATGTACACCGCAGTCATGGAGCGGACCCGCGAGATCGGCATCCTCAAGTCGCTCGGCGCTTCCCGCCTTTACATCATCACGGTAGTCCTCCGCGAGACCGCGCTGCTTGCCATCTCCGGGATCATCCTCGGAGTCGCAGTCACCTTTCTAATGCGTACGGCCTTCCGTTATAAATTCCCGACTTTGGCCTTCGCCGTCACCCCCCAATGGGTCTTTACAGCAGTCCTCATCGCCTTTTCGGGTGCCATGCTCGGGGCCTTTTATCCTGCTATCAAAGCCGCGCGCAAAGATCCCATCGATGCTCTCTCCTATGAATAG